The Rhizobium sp. BT03 genome has a window encoding:
- a CDS encoding pyruvate, water dikinase regulatory protein: MENRTNFFHLHLISDSTGETLISAGRAASAQFRSAQPIEHVYPLIRNRKQLLPVLQAIDDAPGIVLYTIVDRELASLIDERCIEMGVASVNVLEPVMNAFQIYLGAPSRRRVGAQHVMNAGYFARIEALNFTMDHDDGQMPDDYNDADVVIIGISRTSKTPTSIYLANRGIKTANIPIVYGVPLPESLFVTTKPLIVCLIATTDRISQVRENRILGATHGFDREHYTDRAAISEELKYARSLCARHNWPLIDVTRRSIEETAAAIVALRPKLR; this comes from the coding sequence GTGGAGAACAGAACGAACTTCTTTCATCTGCATCTGATTTCTGACTCAACGGGAGAGACTCTGATCTCCGCCGGCCGCGCCGCATCGGCACAGTTCAGATCCGCTCAGCCGATCGAACATGTCTATCCGCTGATCCGCAACCGCAAGCAGCTGCTGCCGGTTCTGCAGGCGATCGACGATGCCCCCGGCATCGTGCTCTATACGATCGTCGACCGGGAGCTTGCGAGCCTGATCGACGAGCGCTGCATCGAGATGGGGGTCGCCTCGGTGAACGTGCTGGAGCCGGTGATGAATGCGTTTCAGATCTATCTCGGCGCGCCGTCGCGCCGTCGCGTCGGCGCCCAGCACGTGATGAATGCCGGTTACTTCGCGCGCATCGAAGCGCTGAATTTCACCATGGATCATGACGACGGCCAGATGCCGGACGATTACAATGACGCCGATGTCGTCATCATCGGCATCAGCCGTACGTCGAAAACACCGACCAGCATCTACCTCGCCAACCGCGGCATCAAGACGGCAAACATTCCGATCGTCTATGGCGTACCGTTGCCGGAAAGCCTGTTCGTCACGACCAAGCCGCTGATCGTCTGCCTGATCGCCACCACCGACCGTATCTCACAGGTGCGGGAAAATCGCATCCTCGGCGCCACGCATGGCTTCGATCGTGAACATTATACCGATCGCGCTGCGATTTCCGAGGAGCTGAAATATGCCCGTTCGCTCTGCGCTCGCCATAACTGGCCGCTGATCGACGTCACTCGCCGCTCGATCGAAGAAACCGCCGCGGCAATCGTTGCCCTGCGCCCGAAGCTGCGTTAA